In Macadamia integrifolia cultivar HAES 741 chromosome 12, SCU_Mint_v3, whole genome shotgun sequence, the following are encoded in one genomic region:
- the LOC122058404 gene encoding abscisic acid 8'-hydroxylase 2-like: MMPSYNNSPSPTFHTSLSEFPTYSILSFSYTTIPMQTLSATLLYPFLFLLSLLLSFFLFFQWRQRQYCHHRGRLLPPGSVGWPYLGETLRLYTQSSITFFSSRQRWYGNIFKTHILGCPCVMISSAEAAKTVLVSQAHLFKPTFPPSKEMMIGPEAIFFQQGSYHSMLRKLVQSTLNPSAISGSVSEIEQIIFNFLPSWDKSTINTLEHMKRFTFDVAMLSAFGGDWDINKQRIKELYYCLQKGYNSMPLNLPWTPFRKAMKARTLLNVTLRKIIENRRGSDDQGEGLLGVLLRSNDHSLNHLSDSQIADNLIGVIFAAQDTTASVLTWILKYLHDNEDVLESVTEEQEGIQRRLIKQKRGLTWADTRKMPLTNRVIQETLRTASILAFTFREAVEDVEFEGYIIPKGWKVLPLFRSIHHSPEYFPHPEKFDPSRFEVSPIPNTFLPFGNGVHSCPGSELAKLEILVFLHHLTTTYRWELVRKDDGVQYGPFLVPKKGLPIRVSVRTVN; the protein is encoded by the exons ATGATGCCTTCCTATAATAACTCCCCTTCTCCTACCTTCCACACCTCGTTATCCGAATTCCCAACCTACTCCATTCTAAGTTTTAGCTACACGACCATCCCCATGCAGACACTTTCAGCCACTCTTCTCTATcctttcctcttcctcctttctcttctgttgtccttcttcttattctttcaaTGGCGTCAACGTCAATACTGCCACCACCGTGGTAGGCTCCTCCCACCGGGTTCTGTGGGTTGGCCTTACCTCGGTGAGACTCTGAGGCTCTACACCCAGAGCTCCATCACCTTCTTCTCCTCTAGGCAGAGATGGTATGGAAATATATTCAAGACACATATACTAGGATGTCCTTGTGTCATGATTTCCAGTGCTGAAGCTGCAAAGACTGTGCTTGTCAGTCAAGCTCATTTGTTCAAACCCACATTCCCACCAAGTAAAGAGATGATGATAGGACCTGAGGCCATTTTCTTCCAGCAAGGTTCATACCATTCTATGCTGAGGAAGTTGGTTCAATCCACCTTAAATCCTTCTGCAATCAGTGGATCTGTCTCTGAAATTGAGCAAATTATATTCAACTTTCTTCCTAGCTGGGATAAGTCCACCATTAACACACTTGAACACATGAAGagg TTTACTTTCGACGTGGCAATGCTGTCAGCTTTTGGTGGGGATTGGGACATAAACAAGCAGAGGATCAAAGAATTGTATTACTGCTTGCAGAAAGGCTACAATTCCATGCCTTTGAACCTCCCTTGGACTCCCTTCCGGAAAGCAATGAAG GCAAGGACACTTCTTAATGTGACCTTGAGAAAGATAATCGAGAACAGAAGGGGAAGCGATGACCAAGGAGAGGGGTTGTTAGGAGTCCTATTGAGATCTAATGACCACAGCCTTAACCATCTCAGTGACTCTCAAATTGCTGATAATCTCATTGGAGTCATATTTGCTGCTCAAGATACCACTGCTAGTGTCCTCACCTGGATACTAAAATACTTGCATGATAATGAAGATGTCCTTGAATCTGTTACT GAGGAACAGGAGGGAATTCAGAGAAGATTAATTAAACAAAAGCGTGGGCTTACATGGGCTGATACGAGGAAGATGCCGTTGACCAACCGG GTGATACAAGAAACACTGAGAACAGCCAGCATTCTGGCCTTCACTTTCAGAGAAGCAGTTGAAGATGTGGAGTTTGAAGGGTACATAATCCCTAAAGGCTGGAAGGTTCTTCCCCTCTTCCGTAGTATTCATCACTCTCCTGAATACTTCCCTCACCCTGAAAAATTTGACCCTTCAAGATTCGAG GTTTCACCAATACCCAACACTTTTCTGCCTTTCGGTAATGGAGTCCACTCATGTCCAGGCAGTGAGTTGGCCAAGCTTGAGATACTCGTCTTCCTCCACCACCTCACCACCACTTACAG GTGGGAGTTAGTCAGGAAGGATGATGGAGTACAATACGGCCCCTTCCTAGTACCTAAAAAAGGCTTACCCATAAGGGTCTCTGTAAGGACTGTGAACTAG